The sequence AGGGTGAATTAAGAGTGATTGGGACAGTTTTTGAATTTCCGCCTTGTGCGAGGTTTCTTGTcataaatgaaaaacataatCTTAACACATGATACATTTCTGTAATACTGAAGATGTTAACTATCCATTTGAGGAGAAAACAATGGTATATTATAATGAAAGGATGTGTGACATAcacttttctaaaaaaaaaattggtaacatttgggtgattgggacagCACATCTTTCCATTGATTTAGGGTAGCGTAAGCATACAGTATTTACTATATTGCACATGTGCATACTTTGATATAATTTTATATGcagtattttgttttctgttcatcATCATTAAGAGTCCAGTTTTATGTTTGTTCAACTCTATTTCTCAGTTTGTAAATCCATCCACAAAAAAAGGCTTTCAGTCCAAAAGTctttgaaaacatttaaaaatcaagtaaacaagtaaaattaaaaattaaaaaatgctaTAGGTCcaaaattcatacaaaaaaaaaaggaaaaaaaagtaatctgatccaAAACCTTTTTTGGTAAAATTTGGATGAGAGGTTGGATGGGCCCATGACCAATTAACTGTTTGACAAACACATTTAACCTGCAAAAACAATGGTTCTCTGTTGCAAGGCAAATAATTTTCTTAAGTAGCAAAGCCTTTAAGCACTGTTCCAATCACCCAAAATTATACTGTCCCATCCACCCAAATTGTGTTTGGGTGGATgggacaaaataaaaacaacctaaTTCTGAAAATAGAAACATGATATTAACAATTTTTTACTGATTTTTTAGCTGTAGTGCATCATATTCGTGCTTCTATCAAAAGTTTGTACAATATAGTAGCTATGACAATTTTAGGACCTTATTATGAAAACTAACAAAAGCTTGTCATTTTCCTTAGTTCATGCATTTCAGGTCAACTTCCTGTTTGATGCATGCCCCACCCACCTACATGATGTTAGACCAATGAGGGCATCCCATTTTAATTAAGTGGTCTCACAGCTAGGGCTTAGCACATTTTTGTTTTCACTTATCAGGTGAGAAAATAAATTCTATATAGTTATACTGTCCCATTTGACCTTATGACCTTATATCACCCTTAATTCAACCTAAATGCTGCCACCAGGTggtgattacatttttttacctCCCTgatataataaatgaaaaaacaagaataattcactttcaaaatattttattgacaaTATGTCATATTTTACATACTGAATACACTATAGTTTATAGAACATTGTAATTATAAAGATTGTCTATGTTTTTAAGTCCGAGATAGATACTTGATATATTACTTTGGAAGTAGCATactaaaaaactatttttaccTTTCCTCAGTTACCCTATTCCTCTCTCTAGAGGTTTAGAAATCACACAGATTGCTGAGCCAGGAGGAAACTGCTTACCTGGATCCTCTGGAGAAATGTTGTCATGGCAATGGGCATCATGTACCTGTGTTATATGGGTGGGGTTACTTGTTGTTATGACACAGCTATGTGGTCAAACAATGGTTGTGTTTCTTTCATCTTTCTTGTAAAGTTGTTATAAATTCACTTACCTTCATATTCTTTTGTAAATACTAAACATGAACACAAATCGCTGGACAAGGCTTTTGGCACGGCAACGCATGAACAAGAATGCTGATGAGGAAGAGAATAAGGGAGAAGAATCAAATAAGAAGAAAGAGGAGACTCCAAAAATAAAGTGAGTTTTAGTTAAAACAGTTTGTCACATTTGTTACTGTAATGTTGTATTATAAAAACTTTATGAAGTTTAAGTCTGACAAGAAATAATTACAGTTCTTTGTTATTTTAAGGGGTTTTTGGATTAAAAAAGTAGGCCATATATAAAGACACTAACACAAAATGTTCTATATGTCTCTCTCAGCTGGAAGGAATGGATAATTGATCCATCTGAAGAGTTTTACTACACATGGTTGCAAATTATGATACTCCCTATCTGCTACAACTGGGTCATCATAATATGCAGGTAGGAGAACATTAAGGTTTGACTACTTTACATCTGTACCAATTTATGCAGTACACtttcttttatttcattttaccTTTTGAAAagaacaatatattaaaataaaattgttactGTAAAATGGCAACATTAACTGTGAGTGTCTGTGAAATGAAGACACTAAAATTTAAGTTCTAAAGTTATTACAAATATGAAGGAATAATTTGGATTAGTAGTTAATTTGCTTAGAAATCATTATTCTTGTGTACCGGGAGAACTGATTTTAAAAGATCTATGTTGTTAAAAGGACATGTTTCTATGCAATTGAAGAGACATATCTGGCAGCATGGCTCACCTTGGATTATATATGTGACTTGATCTTTGTGCTTGACACAGTTATTGGGTTTCGCACAGGTAAGTGTGCATCTTGTctctttatttgtttgtttattgcaAGTATCCTAACTTTGAACTTAATTTTGAATTTTGCTGTACAGATTGACTTTACCCtagattaaaggtgctaaagaggatgttttgttttatacatttttgcaatattacttgaaactgtctttactaactgataaaagactatttattaggtgcactgaaaggaataatattaatatacatcatctgtgcacgaggtagggccttgaaaacatcagccaatcgttggacctctggcttgtcaatcactgccatgacgttccttgtgagagacaagcacggctgcgcgctccagtaactttccacactccacaggcgccgcatgcaatgtttttgtcaggagacaggagtaacaactgcagattatgagttatctgcggtgagtccgacataatgaatccacgaacacgacacagagaatgccggtggtaaacaaacactcgtgttccgatactcgtgcacgagttttgggaggcgttcccttgaaatgagctgtgaaggagggagGTTGTTCTTATGTATGcaatcatttcaaaaactcactaacagtctttggtttctcagtcaacgaaaagatcctctttagcacctttaatataaataaataaatatttaaaattaattaaattttttgtcatatctttttagaattttttaaagcatcaaattgattgtttatttcttcttcttctgtgttGTCACTGTACAAATGTTCCCCAGATCACCACATTGGCCTTCTGGAAAACATATACACACCCTTTTAAAAAAGGCTTTCTCTTCACAGGTTTTCTGGAGCAGGGTATCATGGTGCGAGACTTGTCCCGTTTGAAAACACGTTACATACGCTCCTCTCGATTCAAATGGGACATTGCCTCTCTGTTGCCAACTGATCTGCTCTATCTGAAACTGGGGATACACACACCTCTAGTCCGGGTCAACCGCTTCCTGCGCACGGGCCGTTTGAACGAGGCCTTGGACCGCATGGAAACGCGAACATCCTATCCGAACACCTTCCGCGTTGCCAAACTCATGCTGTATATCTTCGTGCTCATCCACTGGAATGCCTGCATCTACTTCTCCCTGTCTAATTACATAGGCTTTGGTGCAGATCCCTGGGTCTATCCCAACATCTCCGACCCGGACTTTGCTTCCACGAGACGCCAATACTTCTACTGCTTCTGGTTTTCCACTCTCATCCTCACCACAGTGGGTGACACTCCGACACCCGAACGTGAAGAAGAATATCTCTTTCTGATCGCAGACATGTTGATCGCCGTGCTGGTGTTTGCATCCGTTGTGGGGAGCATGGGGGACGTGATATCAAGCTTACGTGATCGTGACAACGTGTTTTTTCCCAATCACGAGCTGGTGAAGGGTTATCTGCGCAGCCGGCGCATCAGCAAAGAACTGCAGAAACGCGTCAACGACTGGTACCAGCATCTGCACATCAACAAGTGGGTCTTTCTATAGTCTGTGAGCCCAAACAGCAGTATTTAAAGACGCCAAAGCCTCATCTACACTAATGTTTAAAAGTCTGGGGTCAGCAGGGCCAGATTTATAGGCATGTGCCTATGCTCACACGTCCAGGGGGCCCAATTACGATCAGGAgaaatatataggctatatttaaattataattattatttcactCTAATGTTAAAACGCTGTAAGACGATTACTAtataaattaaagctgcaagcagcatttacccgGGTTCAAGCACTTTAAGGCCTTCAAGCACATAAAAAGTTATTACATCTTATTCAGCAAGCATGTAAACATTTAGATCATAGacggaaaagaccatttacagccaagACAGGCAAATCAGTAaggaaaaacatgttttttaaaggtttttttgacagttatagcgccatcTGTTGCCCGATCTCCACCCCTTTTTTTGGGTGTCCTCAGAGTGTgcccatacatatgtgtgccaaatttggttaaaatatctcatttcgttttgaaCTTATAGACACTTATATAAGAGAGCATAAAAAAATGACCaatttttgccacttcctatcaaaattttgacatttggctTTAATGTTTAGTAAACCAACTTATGTTCCGTGTTCCCCAAACTGGTTTCATCTCGATCGGACTAACTGTTTCGAAGATATTCGCAAAAGTTTTTTAAGCGCTAAATCACAACGTAGCACAAACCATAAGGCAAAACCAACCATATTTGGTATCGGTAGGCTtggcaaggattcaggagtctaaagACGTGATTCCCATGAAAATAAGTCAGACACATCCCaagttatatatatttacatctaaaaccattaaaaacatatgttttttaaagttttttcacAATTATAACGCCAGCTATTGTCCGATTTACACGAAAGTTgtcgatttctttcaaaattcttacagacctctaggtcCATGAGTCGAAtatgcccattgagtttcgttccgatcggcctccgttaatgttgtctaataggtgctcaaacttcattggccgatggcggccatgttttttgagatacgccaatgtcctcatag is a genomic window of Chanodichthys erythropterus isolate Z2021 chromosome 14, ASM2448905v1, whole genome shotgun sequence containing:
- the cnga4 gene encoding cyclic nucleotide-gated channel alpha-4 isoform X1 codes for the protein MNTNRWTRLLARQRMNKNADEEENKGEESNKKKEETPKINWKEWIIDPSEEFYYTWLQIMILPICYNWVIIICRTCFYAIEETYLAAWLTLDYICDLIFVLDTVIGFRTGFLEQGIMVRDLSRLKTRYIRSSRFKWDIASLLPTDLLYLKLGIHTPLVRVNRFLRTGRLNEALDRMETRTSYPNTFRVAKLMLYIFVLIHWNACIYFSLSNYIGFGADPWVYPNISDPDFASTRRQYFYCFWFSTLILTTVGDTPTPEREEEYLFLIADMLIAVLVFASVVGSMGDVISSLRDRDNVFFPNHELVKGYLRSRRISKELQKRVNDWYQHLHINKKITRENEILQHLPITLQTATAVSVHLPTLSKVTIFQNCEKSLLEQLVLKLTPQVYSPGEYVCKKGDVGHEMYIIKEGKLAVVADDGVTQFAVLGDGNFFGEISILNIKGNKSGNRRTANIRSIGYSDLFSLSKEDLTETLLEYPAAKRLLEEKGRQILTKMGMLEETDEGEGAVEKTEDKVNRLEACLETLQTKLARLIAELESSARKMMQRVEQLELQTEGWEGIVAEGAQGEIEEREKVKEREVGDGKGEGEKEDEEEPVVEGERGEGDGGEESLGEKKNVKENEISEKEKEETEEELVKTETHQDQKRDEK
- the cnga4 gene encoding cyclic nucleotide-gated channel alpha-4 isoform X2 produces the protein MNKNADEEENKGEESNKKKEETPKINWKEWIIDPSEEFYYTWLQIMILPICYNWVIIICRTCFYAIEETYLAAWLTLDYICDLIFVLDTVIGFRTGFLEQGIMVRDLSRLKTRYIRSSRFKWDIASLLPTDLLYLKLGIHTPLVRVNRFLRTGRLNEALDRMETRTSYPNTFRVAKLMLYIFVLIHWNACIYFSLSNYIGFGADPWVYPNISDPDFASTRRQYFYCFWFSTLILTTVGDTPTPEREEEYLFLIADMLIAVLVFASVVGSMGDVISSLRDRDNVFFPNHELVKGYLRSRRISKELQKRVNDWYQHLHINKKITRENEILQHLPITLQTATAVSVHLPTLSKVTIFQNCEKSLLEQLVLKLTPQVYSPGEYVCKKGDVGHEMYIIKEGKLAVVADDGVTQFAVLGDGNFFGEISILNIKGNKSGNRRTANIRSIGYSDLFSLSKEDLTETLLEYPAAKRLLEEKGRQILTKMGMLEETDEGEGAVEKTEDKVNRLEACLETLQTKLARLIAELESSARKMMQRVEQLELQTEGWEGIVAEGAQGEIEEREKVKEREVGDGKGEGEKEDEEEPVVEGERGEGDGGEESLGEKKNVKENEISEKEKEETEEELVKTETHQDQKRDEK